In Corallococcus soli, the sequence GGCGAGCGCAAGTTGTTCCTCCTGTCCGGCCAGGTGGGGGCCACCGCGAGCGACGGCTTGCGCGGCCGCGTGGCCCGCCTGCTGTCCCTGCCGAAGCTGGCCCAGGGGCAGCGGGTGCTGGCGGCCTTCGACGAGCTGACGCGCACGCCGGACGTGGACGCGGCCTTCGACGCGCATGGGGTGCAGGCGCGGTGGGTGCGCGACCTGGGCCGCGAGGAGCTGTTCGCGGCGATGACGGACCTGACCATCGCGGGGCGGGGCACGTTCCACTGGACGGAGGACGCGGACCGCACCGGCGAGGACTGGGTGCCGTCCGACATGAGCATCCGCGAGCTGCTCTTTGAATCCCTGCGCTGGGTGGATGAGCAGGCGGACGTGGACAGGGCGCTGCCCATCGACGCGATGAGCGTGCGCGCGCTGTCGCCGCCCAGCCCCAGCCAGCCGCTGATGCACCGGATCATCCTGGGCCTGACGACGACGCCGCAGAACCTGGGCCGGCTGCGGCTGTCCATGGGCGTGTCCCGCTCGTCGGTGACGCGGCGGGTGCACGAGCTGCTGCGCGCGAAGCTGGTGGAGGTGGACGGCGCGCCGCAGGTGGAAGCGGATCCGGTGGCGGAGATGCTGGAGAAGGGCGCGGTGCTGATGCGCGAGGGCCAGTACGACGCGGCCGGCATCGTGTGCTCGTCACTGCTGGCCAGCGACCCGGCGGACCGGCGCGTGCGCGAGTTCGCGCGCCTGGTGCAGCGCGAGCACGTGGCCGCGCTCTACGCGGACCTGCCGCCGCTGGTGGTGCCGCAGTTGGTGCAGGCGCCCCAGGCCATGGTGATGCTCAAGCCGGAGGAGCGGCAGATCGCCGGGCTCGTCAGCGGCACCTGGGACGTGTCCACGCTGGTGCTGGCCAGCCCCGCGCGCGAGCTGGAGACGCTCAAGACGCTGGCGAAGCTGCACCGCATGGGCTTGCTGAACCTGACGCTGCCGCGCTGACGGGGCGCTGTTCCCCCTCGTCGGTCCGGGCACCGGCAGGGCTCCCACAGGGAGGAGCCCTGTCCCCGCGACTTCACCCGGCGGTCGGGAGCCCCACGGCGTTGAGGCGCACGAAGACCTGCATCAGGACGTAGAGGGAGAAGGCGGCGTCGTCCACGCGCAGGTGCGGCTGGGTGGACAGGCCCTGCAGGCGCAGCAGGTCCGCGCCATCCACGTGGAGCAGGAAGGCCTGCTGGGCCAGGGAGCCCTCACCGGCGAAGGCCATGGCGCGCCGGACGGCGTCGGTGCACGCGGTGACGCAGGTGGTGTAGTCCCCGGCGGTGAAGGCGGCCTCCGCGGCCCGGGCGTGGTCGAAGAGGTCCCCAGGCGCCAGCGCGCTCGTGGGCCCCAGAAGCCGGGGGCCGGTGCCCGCCACGACGATGGGCGCGGGCTCCACGCGCGGCGGGGCGGGCGTGGTGAGCGTCCGGGGCACGGGCGTGGGGGCGATGGTGGCGGCGGTGGGGCTCTGCGTCGGGGGCACCTGCGGCGGCGTGGACGGCTGCTGCCGGTGGGTCAGATGCTGCGCGAGCTGCGCCTCCAGGCCCGCGGGGGCGGCGCCGGGCGGCGGCGGGGCTGGGCGGGGCGGGGGGACGATGCGCTTGGCGCGCAGATCCTTGATGACCAGCCGGGTGATGGTCTTGAGCGTGTCCAGCACGCCGCGGCCGTTGGTGGCGGCCGTCTCGAAGTCGGGGACGCCGCGCGGGTTGAGCTCCCGGCGCAGCTCCTCCACGGACAGGGTGCCCTCCAGGTCGCGCTTGTTCCACTGCATCACCAGCGGGAAGCGCTCCAGGCGGATGCCGTTCTCCAGGAGGTTCTCCTCCAGGTTGGCCAGGGATTCGCGGTTGGCGTCCATGGCCTCCGCCTGCGAGTCCGCCACGAACACCACGCCGTCGGCGCCCTGGAGCACCAGCTTGCGGGTGGCGTTGTAGAAGACCTGCCCGGGCACGGTGTAGAGGGCGAGCCGCACGGAGCAGTCGCCCACGCGCTCCACCTTCACCGGCAGGAAGTCGAAGAAGAGCGTCCGGTCGCCTTCGGTAGCGATGGACATCATCTCGCCACGGTGCGCCGGGCGGACGGTCTCGTAGACCTTCCGCAGGGTCGTCGTCTTCCCAGACAGGCCCGGGCCGTAGAAGACGATCTTCGCGGCCACTTCACGGGCCATCAGGTTCACGCTGCTCACGGTGTCAGCTTACCTAGAACGACTCGGCGCCTCGCGCCAGTTGCGGGGCGAACATTCGCGGGCGTTCCGGCCCGGTGCTCGGCCGCGAGCAGGGCGAAGAGGGCCGCCTCCTTCGCCTCCTCGGGGAAGCCCAGCACGTCCAGGCGCTCCAGCGGCAACGGGGCCAGGCGCGCCCGGAGGTCCTCCATCAGCGCCGGATTCCGGGTCCCCCCGCCGGAGACGTACACCGCCTCCAGGTGGGCGAAGCGGGGGTGTACCCAGGCCTCGAAGGCGCGCGCGGTGGCCTCCACGGTGAAGGCGCGCGCGGTGGCCATCAGGTCGTGGGGGCGCTCCGGCGCCGCCGCCCAGATGCGGTCCACCAGGGGCTCCCCGAAGCTCTCACGCCCGGCGCTGCGAGGGGGCGGCAGGGCGAGGAACGGATGGGCGAGCAGCTCCTCCAGGAGCGCCGGCAGCACCTGGCCCCGGGAGGACAGGCTCCCGTCCCGGTCGCACCCCAGCCGTCCGCCCGTCATCCGACGCGCCAGTCCGTCCAGCACCATGTTGGCGGGCCCGGTGTCGAACGCGAGCGTGTCCTCCATGTGCTCGCCCACCACGCTCACGTTGCCGATGCCGCCCAGGTTGAGGAACGCGCGCGTGGCGCCCGGCCGCTCGCGGTTGCGGAAGACGGCCCAGTCCAGATAGGGCACGAGCGGCGCGCCCTGGCCGCCCACGGCCATGTCCCGGGTGCGGAAGTCGCTGACGACGGGCAGGCCGGTGCGCTCGGCGATGACGGCGGCCTCGCCCAACTGGAGGGTAGAGGGCGTGGAGGACAGGTCCGGCGGCAGGTGGGCCATCGTCTGGCCGTGCGAGCCGACGACGTGCACGTCCCCGGGGGCCACGCCCGCGCGCGCGATGACGGCGAGGACCGCTTCGGCGAACTGCTCTCCCAGCTCGAAGTTGAGCGCGCACAGGCTCCGGGCGTCCTGGGGGCCCAGCACCCGCGCGACGAGCTCCGGCGCGAAGGGGCGCGAGACGTGGGCCAGGAGCTGGAGCGTCACCTCCGCGCCGGTGCCCTCCACGCGGCACAGCGCGGCCTCCGCCGCGTCCACGCTGGTGCCGGACA encodes:
- a CDS encoding DUF4388 domain-containing protein, which translates into the protein MAIHGDLFSYPLPEFLQWLDSSRKTGTLQLSWEAGERKLFLLSGQVGATASDGLRGRVARLLSLPKLAQGQRVLAAFDELTRTPDVDAAFDAHGVQARWVRDLGREELFAAMTDLTIAGRGTFHWTEDADRTGEDWVPSDMSIRELLFESLRWVDEQADVDRALPIDAMSVRALSPPSPSQPLMHRIILGLTTTPQNLGRLRLSMGVSRSSVTRRVHELLRAKLVEVDGAPQVEADPVAEMLEKGAVLMREGQYDAAGIVCSSLLASDPADRRVREFARLVQREHVAALYADLPPLVVPQLVQAPQAMVMLKPEERQIAGLVSGTWDVSTLVLASPARELETLKTLAKLHRMGLLNLTLPR
- a CDS encoding GTP-binding protein, whose product is MSSVNLMAREVAAKIVFYGPGLSGKTTTLRKVYETVRPAHRGEMMSIATEGDRTLFFDFLPVKVERVGDCSVRLALYTVPGQVFYNATRKLVLQGADGVVFVADSQAEAMDANRESLANLEENLLENGIRLERFPLVMQWNKRDLEGTLSVEELRRELNPRGVPDFETAATNGRGVLDTLKTITRLVIKDLRAKRIVPPPRPAPPPPGAAPAGLEAQLAQHLTHRQQPSTPPQVPPTQSPTAATIAPTPVPRTLTTPAPPRVEPAPIVVAGTGPRLLGPTSALAPGDLFDHARAAEAAFTAGDYTTCVTACTDAVRRAMAFAGEGSLAQQAFLLHVDGADLLRLQGLSTQPHLRVDDAAFSLYVLMQVFVRLNAVGLPTAG
- a CDS encoding anhydro-N-acetylmuramic acid kinase, with protein sequence MRPAPPTSPSLPPRLCVGVLSGTSVDAAEAALCRVEGTGAEVTLQLLAHVSRPFAPELVARVLGPQDARSLCALNFELGEQFAEAVLAVIARAGVAPGDVHVVGSHGQTMAHLPPDLSSTPSTLQLGEAAVIAERTGLPVVSDFRTRDMAVGGQGAPLVPYLDWAVFRNRERPGATRAFLNLGGIGNVSVVGEHMEDTLAFDTGPANMVLDGLARRMTGGRLGCDRDGSLSSRGQVLPALLEELLAHPFLALPPPRSAGRESFGEPLVDRIWAAAPERPHDLMATARAFTVEATARAFEAWVHPRFAHLEAVYVSGGGTRNPALMEDLRARLAPLPLERLDVLGFPEEAKEAALFALLAAEHRAGTPANVRPATGARRRVVLGKLTP